Proteins from one Coturnix japonica isolate 7356 chromosome 5, Coturnix japonica 2.1, whole genome shotgun sequence genomic window:
- the GREM1 gene encoding gremlin-1 isoform X1 — protein sequence MLYSDNRMVRTLYAIGAVFLLMGFLLPTAEGRKRNRGSQGAIPPPDKDQPNDSEQMQTQQQSGSRHRERGKGTSMPAEEVLESSQEALHITERKYLKRDWCKTQPLKQTIHEEGCNSRTIINRFCYGQCNSFYIPRHVRKEEGSFQSCSFCKPKKFTTMTVTLNCPELQPPRKKKRITRVKECRCISIDLD from the exons ATGCTGTATTCAGATAACAG GATGGTCCGCACACTGTATGCCATCGGCGCTGTGTTTCTTCTGATGGGATTTCTGCTACCGAcagcagaagggagaaagaggaatCGTGGATCTCAAGGCGCTATCCCTCCTCCTGACAAGGATCAGCCCAATGATTCAGAGCAgatgcagacacagcagcagtCAGGCTCCAGGCATCgagaaagaggaaaaggcaCCTCAATGCCTGCtgaggaggtgctggagtcCAGCCAGGAGGCACTGCACATCACTGAGCGCAAATACCTAAAACGGGACTGGTGCAAAACTCAGCCCCTCAAACAAACTATCCACGAAGAAGGCTGCAACAGTCGCACCATTATCAACAGGTTCTGCTATGGCCAGTGCAATTCATTCTACATCCCCAGGCATGTCCGCAAAGAGGAAGGCTCTTTCCAGTCTTGTTCCTTCTGCAAGCCAAAGAAATTTACCACCATGACTGTTACCCTCAACTGCCCTGAGCTTCAGCCCcctaggaagaagaaaagaatcacCCGCGTGAAGGAGTGTCGGTGTATATCTATCGACTTGGACTAA
- the GREM1 gene encoding gremlin-1 isoform X2, with protein sequence MVRTLYAIGAVFLLMGFLLPTAEGRKRNRGSQGAIPPPDKDQPNDSEQMQTQQQSGSRHRERGKGTSMPAEEVLESSQEALHITERKYLKRDWCKTQPLKQTIHEEGCNSRTIINRFCYGQCNSFYIPRHVRKEEGSFQSCSFCKPKKFTTMTVTLNCPELQPPRKKKRITRVKECRCISIDLD encoded by the coding sequence ATGGTCCGCACACTGTATGCCATCGGCGCTGTGTTTCTTCTGATGGGATTTCTGCTACCGAcagcagaagggagaaagaggaatCGTGGATCTCAAGGCGCTATCCCTCCTCCTGACAAGGATCAGCCCAATGATTCAGAGCAgatgcagacacagcagcagtCAGGCTCCAGGCATCgagaaagaggaaaaggcaCCTCAATGCCTGCtgaggaggtgctggagtcCAGCCAGGAGGCACTGCACATCACTGAGCGCAAATACCTAAAACGGGACTGGTGCAAAACTCAGCCCCTCAAACAAACTATCCACGAAGAAGGCTGCAACAGTCGCACCATTATCAACAGGTTCTGCTATGGCCAGTGCAATTCATTCTACATCCCCAGGCATGTCCGCAAAGAGGAAGGCTCTTTCCAGTCTTGTTCCTTCTGCAAGCCAAAGAAATTTACCACCATGACTGTTACCCTCAACTGCCCTGAGCTTCAGCCCcctaggaagaagaaaagaatcacCCGCGTGAAGGAGTGTCGGTGTATATCTATCGACTTGGACTAA